Genomic DNA from Prunus persica cultivar Lovell chromosome G1, Prunus_persica_NCBIv2, whole genome shotgun sequence:
TGGCCACAGTCCGGTACATTTTTGTGACTCTGAATTACAGTCACAGTCCCGTAGCCAAAAGCACTACTATCTATACACCAGAACTTTCAAAATTCAAGCTTCAACTCCCACATGAATCTACAATGCTAACCCAAACTAATCACACAGAATTCCCCTGAAATCAGCCATGCGACAATCACATTAATCACATCTCTATACAAATAAGATCATGATTTTCAACAAAGCTACACAATTTATCCAAGAAATGAACTTTCATATAACCCACGAAAACCCTTACCTGAGTTTCCCAATTACAATTCCGCGCCTAATCTCAACCAAATAAtcaccttttcttcttccttctttcgTTTATCTTGGCTAAgaaacccaaattcaaattttctgcACAAGCAAGCTCTTACAGAGCCTCAGGAACAAATTAAGAGCAGCTCAATTTCTTAGCAATTCTCGTTTGGTAATTGAGGAACTGTAGgagaacgaaatgaattcaaTTCTCCATTACATGGAACCAAGGGGCCTGGATATCTAACCCTAGTCTGAAATTTTCGGAgcaaatgaaaatcaaataaaaaaaggaagaaaatccTAAAATTCGTGGAGGAAGGGAAAGAGAGGAAGCACctgtgaggagagagagagagagagagagagagagagagagagacagctATTATTGCTGGGCTCGCTGAGCTTGCAAAGGACATTTCATTTGGGTTCTGCCCAGGAATAGGAATAGATTATAGGATACACACAAATTATTAgctagtatttttatattcttttattGGACTCCCTTTTCATTTCgtatttttgtcttttgtctTGATTGACTTGGAATATCGGAAGCACCCTTTCATCTTTCCTAAAATTCCAGAGCCGCCAttcttatatttaaaaatgaaaataattattttcttttggttgaattAAATTATCAACTTAAATCTTTGTTTAGGCTTAAGTAAACAAATTTTGGCGGATTAATTATCCTTTGGTAATTCTTTTTCAAAACCAATTTGTGTGACATGACATGTATAttcttaatatatattttaatgtttCCCCGGGTGTGCGATTTTGATGCAAAAGTAGCAGATCGACATCAATATGCATAGAAATCATAAGTTTAATTGTCCGGTTCTGCCTTTggaattttgttaattaagaTGGTAAACCTTCAgttacatttttttgtttaaattttcaataattttttcatttagtCTCTTCActcttgtatatatatattggatgCATCAAATATAGGTGTGACATGTGTAATGTGATGAGGGTTACGCGAATAAAAGTTGTATTAGCggaattatgaatttttttagcgGATGTGTAATTTTGAAAGTTTAAaagttttataattaaaaaaaaattgacaaccAAATATCCTTATAATTCAAACAAGAAGAGTCTTAAGCTTATGATCATGACTAATTGACTATAATATATCAattaatatagaaataaatatcaaatcatcaattaatctaatgaaaattaatatcaaatgattaattaaataagtaaATCATAATGGATTGTACCTTAACTCGTGCGTCGTGCAACCTCTTTTTCCTGGCATTTGCTACTGATCATATGAATACAACAAAGATAgccaaataaaatataaaataaaaaataaaagaaaaagaaaaagaaaataaaagattattttaaaataaataaataaataaaaattgacgTTTGCtcaagatttttaaaaaaaagcatcATACTTACTTTGGAGTTGTGCAATTGGTGTTTGTTccttaaagaaaaaagtttgCTCAAAATTGGTGTTAATCCTTAATAAAGATAACTCCTCCCAATCCCACATAAATAAGGAATTGTGCAATGTAagagtttcctttttttttttttaaaaaaaaaaaatttgttttaaaaaagacTAGCCTCTATGCACGGGCTTTcgcgcctgcgagaggcttttttttaaaaaaatttaaatttattttagaattaaaaaagataatggatagttgtgttccataaaaataggatcaattatctgaatttttttttaattttaatttttttaatacgaaaaattgtgaatttaccatattatcctcatttaattaataatttcaattcttaatgtttgcattaaccaagggcattttttggtattttgaatgtttcaccattctctgccttttgctttatatatactagcctctctgcacgcgcttccgcgcttgcgagaggttttttaaaataaaaataagtaaatttattttagaattaaaaaagataatgggtagttgtgttccataaaaataggatccattatctgctttttctttttcttttaatttttttaaatatgaaaaagtgtgaatttaccatattatcctcatttaattaataatttgaattcttaatgtttgcattaaccaagggcattttctggtattttgaatgtttcaccattctctgccttttgctttatatatatagaagaagaacaaaatctTGTTAAAAGACCTTTTTTTAATAGCCTTTTATCATGTTTTAAGTAGCCCATATCAGAGCTTGTTAAAGCCCACATTCAGTTtgcttttaaatttattttttttgaatcaAGAATGACGTTGATTTGGCCAggatgttttaaaaaaaataggcgCCAACAACAACCCAACCCAGGAAACCTTGGTTTTGGTTGAGTCAATTCGTCAAACAAGTTGAGTGCACCACCCAACCTCACCAAAGGGGCAATATGTAGCGGCTGTAGAAATTTTTCCAGCGATGGGAGGTGCAGCTGTACCTCCTTGTGCCTTAATAGGTTCGCCACTCAAATAGTAGGATTTTCTAATAATGAAATTATAGTTGAAGTGCTTAAGAGCATTTAGGCTATACTCGACGTCATAGGTTCGATTCTCCTTTTCCCAATATCCTTGTATCAAATTGTGAACTGATTGTCACAATGTATGCTCCTAGAATTCATGATCATTATATGTATTCATATTACGAAGGCACGTATCAGGGTCttaaaatggaaaaaacaAATCTAAGGACTAGGAAATTAAGCTTGAAACAAAGCAAAACCAGGGTCTCTCGGTCAATCCTTGACACCAGCCTTCTCCTTCAACATAGCAATGAACTTGTCTTTCTCGTCAGGTGACATTCCCTCTGTCGAGCAATCTCCAACTCCCCACTCTGCCCCACGTATGCAGTACTTGTCTTGAATTTCTTTACTATTCCTGAACATTTCCAAGTTCATATAACATTAGAAACTAACTGATACATGAAAATCATGCAGAaacagaatatatatatatatatatatgtacatatattttGATAATGTTTCCTAACAACTTTATTTTATAGCGTAAATGGTTGTCTAATATGGTATCAAAACTTCGGTAACAATAAGCGCATAAGGAGACAGCCAAGAAAttacttttctttgttcagcTTGGATTTTTCTAGTAGCCCCTTGAGCAATGGAGTTGATTTGAATCTTGCATCATTGTCAGCATACTTCTTCTGGTTTTCTTCTGCAAGAATGAAACAACATTTTCATCAATCTTGTTCGATGTGCTCCAGTTGAAAAATGAATGTTATCAGCTGTGAGTGAGGACCCAACCATTGAAGCGCTTAAGAAAGTCGACTTGAGGCAACTCAGGACCAGGAATTGATTCTATCCCGGTCGATCCTGATAGAAATCCGGCTTCAGCTGCAACGTCAAATTGCTCACTcaacaaattttcatttttctaaaCACATAATTACCAAGAAGATTGATGCTttacttaaaatataaatgataaaACTAATGAAATCTGAAAGTTGGCAaaacgaagaagaaaataagaagaaagctCATTTTTATTCTTGGGTC
This window encodes:
- the LOC18791945 gene encoding uncharacterized protein LOC18791945 — protein: MVSSSSFSALSHPSFQIPYTNLDFCEQPSNFHNRVQIKSYRRPATVVVSSSSCQRSSPSPSRRGLLHGSVSLAVSAAILLCSGPAEAGFLSGSTGIESIPGPELPQVDFLKRFNEENQKKYADNDARFKSTPLLKGLLEKSKLNKEKNSKEIQDKYCIRGAEWGVGDCSTEGMSPDEKDKFIAMLKEKAGVKD